ATGGGGGGACGAAGAAGGCTAGGTGAGCCAGGCGTTGGTTGTCCTGGTGAAAGTCAGTAGGCTGGGGATTCAGGCAAATCCGGATCCCTAAGGCCGAGAGACGAGACGAACAGACTACGGTCTGGAAGTCATCGATGCCACGCTTCCAGGAAAAGCCTCTAAGCTTCAGATACTGTGGGACCGTACCCCAAACCGACACAGGTGGTCAGGTAGAGAATACCAAGGCGCTTGAGAGAACTCGGGTGAAGGAACTAGGCAAAATGGTGCCGTAACTTCGGGAGAAGGCACGCCGCATTAGGGTGAGGGTCCTCGCGACCGGAGCCCGACGCGGTCGAAGATACCAGGTGGCTGCAACTGTTTATTAAAAACACAGTACTCTGCAAACGCGTAAGCGGACGTATAGGGTATGACGCCTGCCCGGTGCCGGAAGGTTAATTGATGGTGTTAGCTTCGGCGAAGCTCCTGATCGAAGCCCCGGTAAACGGCGGCCGTAACTATAACGGTCCTAAGGTAGCGAAATTCCTTGTCGGGTAAGTTCCGACCTGCACGAATGGCGTAATGATGGCCACGCTGTCTCCACCCGAGACTCAGTGAAATTGAAATCGCAGTGAAGATGCTGTGTACCCGCGGCTAGACGGAAAGACCCCGTGAACCTTTACTACAGCTTCACACTGGACGCTGATGTTGCTTGTGTAGGATAGCTGGGAGGCTTGGAAACCCGGACGCCAGTTCGGGTGGAGCCGACCTTGAAATACCAGCCTGGCATCATTGGCGTTCTAACTCAGGTCCGTGATCCGGATCGAGGACCGTGTGTGGTGGGTAGTTTGACTGGGGCGGTCTCCTCCCAAAGCGTAACGGAGGAGCACGAAGGTACCCTCAGCACGGTTGGAAATCGTGCAATGAGTGCAAGAGCATAAGGGTGCTTAACTGCGAGACAGACACGTCGAGCAGGTACGAAAGTAGGTTCTAGTGATCCGGTGGTTCTGTATGGAAGGGCCATCGCTCAACGGATAAAAGGTACTCCGGGGATAACAGGCTGATACCGCCCAAGAGTTCACATCGACGGCGGTGTTTGGCACCTCGATGTCGGCTCATCACATCCTGGGGCTGAAGTCGGTCCCAAGGGTATGGCTGTTCGCCATTTAAAGTGGTACGCGAGCTGGGTTTAGAACGTCGTGAGACAGTTCGGTCCCTATCTGCCGTGGGCGTTGGAGATTTGAGAAGCGCTGCTCCTAGTACGAGAGGACCGGAGTGGACGTACCTCTGGTGTTCCGGTTGTCATGCCAATGGCACTGCCGGGTAGCTAAGTACGGACGGGATAACCGCTGAAAGCATCTAAGCGGGAAGCCCCCTTCAAGATGAGATCTCCCCGAGGCCTCGAGCCTCCTGAAGGACCCAGCAAGACCAGCTGGTTGATAGGTCGGATGTGGAAGCGCTGCAAGGCGTTGAGCTAACCGATACTAATTGTCCGTGAGGCTTGACCATATAACACCCAAGCGGTCTGTCGATGACAGCCGACAAGGGCCGGGTACGACGAGACGACTCGCGTCAGCATGATTCGCATCCTTTTTCGCCTGACGACCATAGCGTGCGGGAACCACCTGATCCCTTGCCGAACTCAGCAGTGAAACCGCTCAGCGCCGATGGTAGTGTGGGGTCTCCCCATGCGAGAGTAGGTCATCGTCAGGCACTTATTCCGAGAAACCCCCGGTCGCGACAGCTGCCGGGGGTTTTTCATGTTGGGCCGATAGCACCGGCAAGGGGCTCCCCATGGAGAGTCCCGGAGCGCCGGCCGAATCATCGTCAGGCACTTATTCCGGAAAAGCCCCGGCCTCGAAAGAGGTCGGGGCTTTTTTACGTTCAGGCACCTACTCCGAGACAATCCCCCGAGCTTATTGAGCTCGGGGTGTTTTCATGTCGGTACGATACCCGCGACAAGGGTCTCCCCGAGCCCGTTGGCCGTGAGCGAACGGGAACCGCTTCAGCGGGCTCGTAGGGCCTACCGACCCTGGTCGCGAGAGCTCCAGCGAAGGCCCTGGGCTCGGCCGTGAACGGGGAGGGTAGGGCGACGTCGTCAGCGCCTCGCATGGCCCCTGTGAGCCGCTCTGGGTCCGGTGGTGTACGACCGCGAGAACGTGGGCGCTGGTAAGGCGGCGAGACGCGTGCCAGGGGGAGGGGCGCATGGCGACCAAAGGGGGATTGCGATTGGCGCCGAGCACCCGGATTTCCGGGCTTGCGTCTGTTCCGATAGAATATGGCTTTTTCCCGTCTGGGGCATGCGCATGACCATCGGTGACCTGATCCGCCTGTTGAGTGACGGCGAGTTCCATTCCGGCGAGCAGCTGGGCGAGCGCCTGGGGGTCTCGCGCGCCGCGGTATGGAAGCAGCTGCGCAAGCTCGAGGCCCTGGGCATCCCCATGGAAGCGGTCAAGGGCCAGGGCTACCGGTTGGCCGAGCCCCTGGAGCTCCTGGACGGTGGCGTCATCGTGGCCGGCCTGTCCCGGGGCGTGCGTCAGCACGTGACCCGGCTGTTCGTCGAGGAGACGCTGCCGTCGAGCAACCAGTTCCTGCGTGAGCGCTTCGCCCAGGGGGCGGGGCACGGCGAGGTCTGCCTGGTGGAGCAGCAGAGCGCCGGCAAGGGGCGGCGGGGGCGCACCTGGGTGACGCCCTGGGGGCGGACCCTGATGCTCTCGGTAGGGTGGCGCTTCGAGTCCGGTGTGGCGGCCCTGGAGGGGCTCAGCCTGGCGGTCGGTGTGGCCCTGGCCAGGGTGCTTGAGGCGCACGGTGTCAGGCCGCGACTCAAGTGGCCCAATGATGTGCTGCTCGAGGCGGAGGCCGGACGGCTGGGCAAGCTGGCGGGCATCCTGGTGGAGATGAGCGGGGATGCCGCCGGTCCCTGCGAGGTGGTGGTCGGCATGGGGATCAATGTCGATCTTCCTGCGGCCTTCCGCGAGACCATCGAGCAGCCGGTGGGGGCGGTTCATGACCAGGCGCCGGGCCTCTCCCGCAACCGGCTGGCCGTCGAGTTGCTGGACGTGCTGATGCCGCTGATGGCCACCTTCGAGCAGCAGGGCTTCGCGGCCTGGCAGGAAGAGTGGAACCGCCGGCACGCCTTTGCCGGGCGAGAGGTGGACGTCATTCGCGGTGAGCGCCGGGAGCCGGCAGTCGCCGAGTCCGTGGACGCCTCGGGTAACCTCTGGGTGCGCAGTGCCGGGGGACATGAACGGCTCGCCGGGGGAGAGATCAGCATACGGGGGCATGGATGATCCTGGATCTCGACATCGGCAACACCCTGTCGAAGTGGCGCCTCAAGGATGCGGACAGCAGCGAGATTCGCTCACGGGGGGCGGTGTGGACTCGGGAGGAATGGCGGCCCGGGGCGGATATCCCTGACCTGGACGTGGTCGAGGCGGTGCGGATCTCCAGCGTGGCCCGCCAGGCCGTGCTGGCCCAGACCGTGACCCTGCTGCAGAGCCGGGTGGGGGGGGTGCACGTGGCCCGCTCGCGCCCCGAGGCGCTGGGGGTGACCAACGGCTATCGGGAGCCAGGACGGCTGGGGGTGGACCGCTGGATGGGAGTGCTGGCGGGCTATCAGCTCGCCGGCGGCTGCTGCAGTGTGGACTGCGGCAGCGCCATCACCGTGGACTTCGTGCTGCCCGGCGGTCGGCATCTGGGCGGCT
The Halomonas sp. M4R1S46 DNA segment above includes these coding regions:
- a CDS encoding biotin--[acetyl-CoA-carboxylase] ligase translates to MTIGDLIRLLSDGEFHSGEQLGERLGVSRAAVWKQLRKLEALGIPMEAVKGQGYRLAEPLELLDGGVIVAGLSRGVRQHVTRLFVEETLPSSNQFLRERFAQGAGHGEVCLVEQQSAGKGRRGRTWVTPWGRTLMLSVGWRFESGVAALEGLSLAVGVALARVLEAHGVRPRLKWPNDVLLEAEAGRLGKLAGILVEMSGDAAGPCEVVVGMGINVDLPAAFRETIEQPVGAVHDQAPGLSRNRLAVELLDVLMPLMATFEQQGFAAWQEEWNRRHAFAGREVDVIRGERREPAVAESVDASGNLWVRSAGGHERLAGGEISIRGHG